CTCCGTGGGGCAGCATTTCCAGGTTGGCCAGCATCGCGTCAGAACCCGACGGCCCCACCATGCACCGCGTCACGCCAGCGAGCGTCGCCGCTCCGGTCATGACGCTCCAACCGCCGCCGTTATAGATGGAATACCCGGGCAGTTCGGCCGCCTCGAACACGGACTGCACCGTCTCAGCGGGAAGAATGACGTCACAATCGGTGCGCGCATCGATCGCAGCCGTCGGGGCCACGTTATTTGCGGCCACGGACATCCGTGAGGTTATCGCCGTCAGGACCGGCGCGACGATGGCCGTGACGTCGGCGTCTGCGGCCGGTTCGGCGACGGCCACACCGTCGACGAACACATCGATCCACGCGTCACCCACAACAATGTTGGACGTGCAGAGGCGGATGCTCCCCACACACCTCGTACTAGAGGTGTCTCCGAAGGCCGGAGAGTCGTCGAGCGGATCATCCCCCGTATGCCGTTCTAGCTGCGCAGCGTTGGCATCCGGAAGCACCTGCACGGTCAGTTCCTGATACGCCCGATTGGCAACACCGCCAACGGGCACGTCATCATTTCCCCACGTACAACTCACACCGCCCGTATTCTGCACGGCGTACTTCACCGGAGACAGCGACGGCAACCAATTCGTCCGTGGCTGATAGTTGGTGGGACCAAAAACTGCCTCGAGTTCGCCGGCTGTGACCAGGTCGGCGCACACCACGTCAAACCGCGATGCCGGCGCCGACGAGAGTTCCGCCGTTGGTGAGGCAGGCGATGGGGCGACGGAATTCGACGGTGGCGGTGACGGAGCGACGCATCCCGTCAACGCAAGAAGTAGAACGACCCCTGAGACCACAAATGGAACAACACTGTTTTTCCCCATGGGTGCAACGTATCAACACAGGGGGTCTCCCTGCGAATGACTGGTGGCGATAGTTCTGCCAGTTGTTACCGAAAAGCCTGCCTGCCACTTGAAGAGTCGGCGCGCGGCGCGACATCTGCTTGCCTTCTCAAAACCGATCTGAGTCGTCACCGATGAGTTCTTCTCGCGGCCGACGTCTTATGAGCTCCGCCGCTGCGGCCGCTACGGGGAACGTCTGGGAACCAACCGGTCAGCAAGGAAGGAGGAATTTATTATCGGGCAGTTAGCTGACCCCGTTTCATCGCCTCGTCTGCGACGGCGGTCAGGTTTTCGCCGCACGCACCAAAGCAGATGTCCGCACAGCGACGGCGGCAAGCAACGCCGTCAGGCTGGCAGTCGCCAGCCCGGTCACGAACCATCCTGGTGAGACGGCCAAGCGCTCACCGGACGAATTTTCGTAACGACATTCCAGCCCCAGAGGCCACAACTGGAAATTCCCGGTGGCTCCTCGTTCACGTACGGCACCGTTGGGCAAAATCTGTGCCATGACACATTGGTAATCCGGACTGCGCGCCGCATACACAGCCGCCACGACAGGGAGCCCACATACAGCGGCGAGCGCGAGGAGAACGATCGCCAGCCGACTGCTCAGGATCGGGCTCATAGTCCGATCCAACCACATTGCCAGGATCAGCCGGTGAGCGCAGCGATGTCTCCGCCGTAGGTGCCACATTGAAGGATCAGCTTGCTGCACACCGCCCACCGTTTCACGATGCGCCCGAGTACATCAAATCCGCTCGATCACGAGGAGCAAAGTTTGCGGTGAAATCTCGCTCATTGGGTATCCATACATCTCGCCAAAGCGCGCCATGAGTTCTGCCGAGCAGCGCGTCTCTGGGCATGCCTTGCTGAGCTAACGCTGCCAGACCGACGTCGCACCATATCGTTGTGTCGATGGCGCAGAGCGCTTCGGGGTGAAAGAGACCGAGCAGGTCCACGATTAATATCTCCGCGGCGGGGGTTGGTTCCGCGTCTCTCAACTGGAACGCGTTCGCGACGTCTCAAGAGACAACACTCACGACAGGTTCCTTCAGTTCAGCTCGGCCACCATCTGAATTCGGCGGCCATACTTTGTCAGGCCAAGCCGAAGTTCCGATTCGATCAGCTTCGAATGAAACGCCGTCGTAGCGTCAACTTCAATAAAACCAGCACGGGTATAAAACGGCGCATTCCACGGAATGTCGGCATAGGTGCGGAGGGTCAACAGCCGGTAGCCTCGCCGCCTTGCCTCGTTCATGGCCGCATCGAGGAGAGCTCGGCCATAACCACGGCAACCGTATTCGGGCAACACGGACAGCTGCTCCAGGTGAACGTGGCCAGCCGCCTCGATCACGTGCACAAAGCCCACGAGCGTCGCTGAGGTGACCTCGCCCACGAGGAGATAGCCCTGACCGGATGCCCGCGAAGCCCCGGTCGGCGCAGCCTCCCAGCCTTTCGGCTCCAATCGTTCGATGAACCGCCTGTCGGCGCGGTTTTCCATCGACTCGATGGAATCGAAATCGAGCGGCCCCGCGGGACGGATGCGTAATGGTGTGTGGGCGAGCATCTGAAGCGCTCCCTACGCGGACAGCCAAGAAGGCTGGGAGAAGAGATCTTGCAACTCCTGAACGAGGCGTGCCGTGTGGAAACCATCAGCCGCCGCGTGGTGCACCTGAACAGCGAGAGGCATGAGCGTTCTCCCGTTGACTTGTTTGTACCGGCCCACGGTGAAAATCGGGAGAAGATGCTTCCAACCATCACGGATCTGCAAACTAAAACCGGTGAATGACGTCCACGGGATGCTGGATACGTCGAAAGCATTCGGGGGCATGTCCGACTGTGGCTGGAACGCGGTGGCATTTCGGTGCGTCGCTATAACGTCTGAAGCCTGCTCGTGAAACGTGGAGAAGTCCGCGTGAAACGGAGACCAGACACTGGCGAACGTTTCACGGTCGCGGTTGAAGACCGTGAAGGCGGGATGCACCACGTCCCACGTTCCTGGCGCGGTGTCGTGGACCAGGGTCATCC
This sequence is a window from Cryobacterium sp. CG_9.6. Protein-coding genes within it:
- the catA gene encoding type A chloramphenicol O-acetyltransferase — encoded protein: MVSPREIDLDTWPRREHFEHYLTRVECTYSITIDLDVTELTAELRRSPRQTYLAQIWAIASVVNRHPEFRMTLVHDTAPGTWDVVHPAFTVFNRDRETFASVWSPFHADFSTFHEQASDVIATHRNATAFQPQSDMPPNAFDVSSIPWTSFTGFSLQIRDGWKHLLPIFTVGRYKQVNGRTLMPLAVQVHHAAADGFHTARLVQELQDLFSQPSWLSA
- a CDS encoding GNAT family N-acetyltransferase; the protein is MLAHTPLRIRPAGPLDFDSIESMENRADRRFIERLEPKGWEAAPTGASRASGQGYLLVGEVTSATLVGFVHVIEAAGHVHLEQLSVLPEYGCRGYGRALLDAAMNEARRRGYRLLTLRTYADIPWNAPFYTRAGFIEVDATTAFHSKLIESELRLGLTKYGRRIQMVAELN